Genomic segment of Streptomyces alboniger:
AGGTACAGCGCCCAGTACAGGGTGGCCACGAGCACGGTCCCACCGGTCCACACCAGGTACTCCGTCTCCTGCTGGCTCAGCACGTACGCGAGTACGGCGATCAGCACCACCGGCACGGCCGGCCACAGCGGCATCCGCCAGGCCGCGCCGTGCCCGTGCGAGCCCCGCCGGGCGAGCAGCGCGGCGACCGCCACCAGGAGGTACATGCCGGTGACGGAGACGCCGGTCACCCCGTACAGCGTGTCCAGGTTGACGAAGCACAGGAGTGCGCCGGGGACGCCGACCAGCAGCGTGGCCACCCAGGGGGCGCCGGACGCGCCGAGCTTGGAGAGCGCCTTGTTCACGGGCGTGGGCCAGGCCTTGTCCCGCGCGGAGGCGAACAGGACGCGGGAGTTCTGGATGACCATGACGATGCCCGCGTTGACGATCGCGAGGGCCACGCAGAGGCTGACGAACGTACCGACCGCCGAGTTGGACCAGGCGGCGACCATGGCGCCGATGTCGCCCTCGGTCAGGGCGGTGAGGCTCTCGGCGCCCATGGTGATCGCGACGACCGGCACCAGGATGATCACGGCGGAGATGCCGAGGGTGGCGAGGACCGTGCGCGCGACGTTGCGGCGCGGGTTCTCCAGCTCCTCGGAGAGGTAGACGGCCGTGGAGAAGCCCTGCGTGACGAAGAGCGCGATCGCGAGGCCCGAGACGATGAGCATGGCCGTGACGGTGTCGACCCCGCCGGGCCCGGAGCCGGACCCGGAAGCCACCGACAGATCCACCAGGCTGCCCGGTCCGCGCTCGGCGTGGGCGAAGCCGAGGACGGCCACGACGCCCGCCGCGACGACCTCCAGGACGAGGAAGATGCCGGTGATCCACGCGTTGGCGCGCAGGTCGAGCAGGCCCGCGAGGGTGGCGCAGATCATGACGCCCGCGCCCGCGTAGGACGGGTCGAGGTGGACGAGGGGCGCGAGGTAGTCGGCGGTGCCCATGGCGATGACGGGCGGCACGATCATCACGACGAGCAGGGACAGGACGAAGACCAGCCAGCCGGCGAGGCGCCCCGCCATGGTGGAGACCATCGCGTACTCGCCGCCCGCGCTGGGGATGAGGGTGCCCAGCTCCGAGTAGCAGAACGCGACGCCCACGCAGAGCAGGGAGCCGATCGCGATGGTGAGCGCGGTGGCGGTGCCGAGCGAGGAGAAGAGGTCGGGGACGACCACGAAGAGCGTGGAGGCGGGCGTCACGCAGGACAGCGTGAGGAGGGTGCCGCCGACGACGCCGATGGAACGCTTGAGCTTCTGGGGACGGCCCGGATCGGCCAGGGCCGCCGGGGGCGCGGCGGTGGGCGGGGGAAGCGGGCGGAGCGTGTCGGTCATGAAGCGCGATTCCGATCGACTGGTGCGGCAGGAGATGCGGGGGAGCCCTATCGCCTCCGAAGGCTGTCGAGCTGGGTCTTTCTGTGGCTCCCGGCGCGTCATCGAACCCCGGCGATATCCGGAACGTCAACGGTCATTTACCTACGGAATCCGCAGCGGAGCCGCGCCCCAAGTCGCCTCGCATTCCCAAGAGTTTGCCCACCCAGGCCACAATGAGCATGCCGTCACCGGATATGACCTTGATATTGCAGGCACATGAACACGGGCGCTTTAGCTGCCCGAATTGCACCCTGTGCACGGGAACCGCAAGAGCGGCGTCAAAAAAGAATCAGGGCCGTCCGGATACCGGACGGCCCTGCGCTCTGCTGCTCTACGTACCGTCACACGTCGGCGACTCAGTGGTTGCGCGGGAAGCCCAGGTCCACCCCGGCCGGCGCGTCCGACGGGTCGGGCCAGCGCGTGGTGACGACCTTGCCGCGCGTGTAGAAGTGCGTGCCGTCGTTGCCGTAGATGTGGTGGTCGCCGAAGAGCGAGTCCTTCCAGCCACCGAAGGAGTGGTAGCCCACCGGCACCGGGATCGGCACGTTCACGCCGACCATGCCCGCCTCGATCTCCAGCTGGAAGCGGCGGGCCGCACCGCCGTCCCGGGTGAAGATCGCGGTGCCGTTGCCGAACGGCGAGGCGTTCATCAGCGCCACGCCCTCCTCGTACGTGTCCACGCGCAGCACGCACAGGACCGGGCCGAAGATCTCGTCCCGGTAGGCCTTGGCGGTCGTCGGGACGCGGTCGAGCAGCGAGAGGCCGATCCAGTGGCCGTTCTCGTGGCCCTCCACGGTGTAGCCGGTGCCGTCGAGGACGACCTCGCAGCCCTCGGCCGCGGCGCCCGTGACGTAGGAGGCGACCTTGTCGCGGTGGGCGGCGGTGATGAGCGGGCCCATCTCGGACGCCGGGTCGCTGCCCGGGCCGATCTTGATCTTCTCGGCACGCTCCTTGATCTTGCCCACCAGCTCGTCGGCGATGGAGCCGACCGCGACGACGGCCGAGATCGCCATGCAGCGCTCACCCGCCGAGCCGTAGGCCGCGGACACGGCGGCGTCGGCCGCGGCGTCCAGGTCGGCGTCGGGCAGGACCAGCATGTGGTTCTTGGCGCCGCCGAGCGCCTGGACGCGCTTGCCGTGGGCGGAGGCGGTGGTGTGGATGTGGCGGGCGATGGGGGTGGAGCCCACGAAGGAGACGGCCGCCACGTCCGGGTGCTCCAGGAGGCGGTCCACGGCCACCTTGTCGCCGTGCACGACGTTGAAGACGCCGTCGGGCAGACCGGCCTCGGCGAGCAGCTCCGCGATCTTCATCGACGCGGACGGGTCCTTCTCCGACGGCTTCAGTACGAAGGTGTTGCCGCAGGCGATGGCCAGCGGGAACATCCACATCGGCACCATCGCCGGGAAGTTGAACGGCGTGATGCCCGCGACGACGCCGAGCGGCTGGCGGATGGACGACACGTCCACGCGGCTCGCGACCTCCGTCGACAGCTCGCCCTTGAGCTGCACCGTGATGCCGCAGGCCAGGTCGACGATCTCCAGGCCGCGGGCGACCTCGCCGAGCGCGTCGGAGTGCACCTTGCCGTGCTCGGCGACGATCCTCTCGGCGATCGCGTCGCGGTTGGCGTCCAGCAGCGCGCGGAACTTGAAGAGGATCGCGGTGCGCTTGGCCAGCGAGGAGG
This window contains:
- a CDS encoding APC family permease, with amino-acid sequence MTDTLRPLPPPTAAPPAALADPGRPQKLKRSIGVVGGTLLTLSCVTPASTLFVVVPDLFSSLGTATALTIAIGSLLCVGVAFCYSELGTLIPSAGGEYAMVSTMAGRLAGWLVFVLSLLVVMIVPPVIAMGTADYLAPLVHLDPSYAGAGVMICATLAGLLDLRANAWITGIFLVLEVVAAGVVAVLGFAHAERGPGSLVDLSVASGSGSGPGGVDTVTAMLIVSGLAIALFVTQGFSTAVYLSEELENPRRNVARTVLATLGISAVIILVPVVAITMGAESLTALTEGDIGAMVAAWSNSAVGTFVSLCVALAIVNAGIVMVIQNSRVLFASARDKAWPTPVNKALSKLGASGAPWVATLLVGVPGALLCFVNLDTLYGVTGVSVTGMYLLVAVAALLARRGSHGHGAAWRMPLWPAVPVVLIAVLAYVLSQQETEYLVWTGGTVLVATLYWALYLRPRRDTRWLVSVPEDGQG
- the mmsA gene encoding CoA-acylating methylmalonate-semialdehyde dehydrogenase; the encoded protein is MTKTVHHWIGGKAVEGASGIYGPVTDPATGAVTTQVAFANVDEVDAAVAAAREAFATWGTSSLAKRTAILFKFRALLDANRDAIAERIVAEHGKVHSDALGEVARGLEIVDLACGITVQLKGELSTEVASRVDVSSIRQPLGVVAGITPFNFPAMVPMWMFPLAIACGNTFVLKPSEKDPSASMKIAELLAEAGLPDGVFNVVHGDKVAVDRLLEHPDVAAVSFVGSTPIARHIHTTASAHGKRVQALGGAKNHMLVLPDADLDAAADAAVSAAYGSAGERCMAISAVVAVGSIADELVGKIKERAEKIKIGPGSDPASEMGPLITAAHRDKVASYVTGAAAEGCEVVLDGTGYTVEGHENGHWIGLSLLDRVPTTAKAYRDEIFGPVLCVLRVDTYEEGVALMNASPFGNGTAIFTRDGGAARRFQLEIEAGMVGVNVPIPVPVGYHSFGGWKDSLFGDHHIYGNDGTHFYTRGKVVTTRWPDPSDAPAGVDLGFPRNH